One region of Thiorhodovibrio frisius genomic DNA includes:
- a CDS encoding tetratricopeptide repeat protein translates to MPIAPKKPRVTQHDQALPLFTDRFGERRLFLRFLHAAPPPEQMLFFHGDGGNGKSLLLKRLMDRYCQRLRAADWARLDAIADDRACVEGYDALSGGPVPCVYHDLAGRGAAEDDPRGYWSGPLMIARELGAHGLKLPLFQYALMLYLRARRKLSPERIKALFPAAEADFVASLFDIVSDTSVGLMAVKVLGLFDKHLKANFALWRMSLGVDADRLQEIQTMATDDQGARLGEELPRLLGESIQVAMDMPNAPARLVLLIDTHESFWGTGRHSESDATYFERDEWLRALLAQLYQPNRGIIVVLAGREPPRWDKAVEHQIPANHINCQLIGHLDPPYADEYLIGALGHQVDTDTDTDTDAGDNTQTQTEQALRAALIRFAEIHPDQVHPLYLGLTADLCLQARARGEQLTAADFPTGAHGASHALSQEVGQELVQRLLRYCNAEVQAAVPLLAAARGFDGELFYTLGDRLRFNASRADFDILTGFSFVWPDPARPGRYRIHDLLRRLVAAGKPEPTREAHAALEAIYRDRGPDDPEAVAEAIYHANQQDWERGWLEWTEVMDQARDNARHTLGEALTALRPVMRLETAFAEGTVDRRIGDLAAARSRHAAAETAYRRALASLEAALGQSPDDVGTLNEQGIAFTRLGKLRAARSDHAQAEDAYNQAIAAYDQALTRAPDDVYAHSNKGSALQSLGKLRAARSDHARAEDAYNQAITAFDQALTRAPDFVYAHNNKGNALQGLGDLRAARSDHARAEDAYNQAITAYDQALTRAPDDVYAHSNKGSALQGLGDLRAARSDHARAEDAYNQAITAYDQALTRAPDDVYAHSNKGSALQSLGKLRAARSDHAGAEDAYNQAIAAFDQALTRAPDFVGAHSNKGNALQGLGKLRAARSDHAGAEDAYNQAITAYDQALTRAPDFVMAHSNKGNALQGLGDLRAARSDHAGAEDAYNQGIAAVDQALTRAPDYVTAHTNKGNALQGLGKLRAARSDHAGAEDAYNQAIAAFDQALTLAPDLVYAHNNKGNALRGLGELRAARSDHARAEDAYDQAIAAYDQALTLAPDDVDVHNNKGNALCKVGDLRLTQSDSARAETAWLDAIAATNEALRIAPDDIIALGNQGEFLRKLADVQHQRGDLSAACDRLREAATLLARAITLAPDNEDIAAERARVEERLRTHCPRT, encoded by the coding sequence ATGCCCATCGCTCCAAAAAAACCCCGCGTCACCCAGCACGACCAAGCCTTGCCGCTGTTCACCGACCGCTTCGGCGAGCGCCGGCTTTTCCTGCGCTTTCTGCACGCCGCCCCGCCCCCGGAACAAATGCTGTTCTTCCACGGCGACGGCGGCAATGGCAAGTCCCTGCTGCTGAAGCGCCTGATGGACCGCTACTGCCAGCGGCTGCGGGCCGCGGACTGGGCGCGGCTCGACGCCATTGCCGACGACCGCGCCTGTGTCGAGGGCTACGACGCGCTCTCCGGCGGACCCGTGCCCTGCGTTTATCACGACCTCGCCGGTCGCGGCGCCGCCGAGGACGACCCGCGTGGCTACTGGTCCGGGCCGCTGATGATCGCCCGCGAGCTGGGCGCCCATGGGCTCAAGCTGCCGCTGTTCCAGTACGCCCTCATGCTCTACCTGCGCGCACGCCGCAAGCTTTCCCCCGAGCGCATCAAGGCCCTGTTCCCGGCCGCGGAGGCCGACTTTGTGGCCTCGCTGTTCGATATCGTCAGCGACACCTCAGTGGGTCTCATGGCCGTCAAGGTGCTCGGTCTGTTCGACAAGCACCTAAAGGCCAACTTCGCCCTGTGGCGAATGAGCCTCGGGGTCGACGCGGACCGCCTGCAAGAGATCCAGACCATGGCCACGGACGACCAGGGCGCCCGGCTCGGGGAGGAGCTGCCGCGGCTGCTCGGGGAGTCCATCCAGGTCGCCATGGACATGCCCAATGCGCCGGCGCGGCTGGTGCTACTCATCGACACCCACGAATCCTTTTGGGGCACCGGCCGCCACAGCGAGTCCGATGCGACTTACTTCGAGCGCGACGAATGGTTGCGGGCGCTCCTTGCCCAGCTTTACCAACCCAACCGAGGCATCATCGTCGTGCTGGCCGGACGCGAGCCGCCGCGCTGGGACAAGGCGGTGGAGCACCAAATCCCCGCGAACCACATCAACTGCCAGCTCATCGGCCACCTCGACCCGCCCTATGCCGATGAGTACTTGATTGGCGCGCTCGGGCATCAGGTCGATACCGATACCGATACCGATACCGATGCCGGCGACAATACCCAAACCCAGACCGAGCAGGCACTGCGCGCCGCGCTGATTCGTTTCGCCGAGATCCACCCCGACCAGGTTCATCCGCTATACCTGGGTCTGACCGCCGATCTGTGCCTACAAGCCCGCGCCCGCGGCGAACAGCTGACCGCCGCTGACTTTCCGACCGGCGCCCATGGTGCCAGCCACGCGCTGAGCCAGGAGGTGGGCCAGGAACTGGTCCAACGTCTACTCAGGTACTGCAACGCCGAGGTCCAAGCCGCCGTGCCCCTGCTCGCCGCCGCACGCGGCTTCGACGGCGAGTTGTTCTACACCCTCGGCGATCGGCTACGCTTCAACGCCAGCCGCGCCGACTTCGACATCCTCACCGGCTTCTCCTTCGTCTGGCCCGACCCGGCCCGCCCCGGGCGCTACCGCATCCACGACCTACTGCGCCGGCTCGTCGCGGCCGGGAAGCCCGAGCCCACCCGCGAGGCCCATGCCGCGCTCGAGGCCATTTATCGCGACCGCGGCCCCGACGACCCGGAGGCCGTCGCCGAGGCCATCTACCACGCCAACCAACAGGACTGGGAGCGGGGCTGGCTGGAATGGACCGAGGTGATGGACCAGGCCCGCGACAACGCCCGCCATACCCTCGGCGAGGCACTGACCGCGCTGCGGCCGGTAATGCGGCTCGAGACGGCCTTTGCCGAGGGAACGGTTGATCGGCGCATCGGGGACCTGGCCGCCGCGCGCTCGCGGCACGCGGCAGCGGAGACCGCGTACCGGCGCGCCTTGGCGAGCCTGGAAGCGGCGCTGGGACAGTCACCGGATGATGTTGGAACCCTGAACGAACAGGGCATCGCTTTCACGAGACTCGGCAAGCTGCGCGCCGCACGCAGCGACCACGCCCAAGCCGAGGACGCCTACAACCAGGCCATCGCCGCCTACGACCAGGCCCTGACGCGGGCGCCGGACGACGTCTACGCCCACAGCAACAAGGGCAGCGCCCTCCAGAGCCTCGGCAAGCTGCGCGCCGCACGCAGCGACCACGCCCGAGCCGAGGACGCCTACAACCAGGCCATCACCGCCTTCGACCAGGCCCTGACGCGGGCGCCGGACTTCGTCTACGCCCACAACAACAAGGGCAACGCCCTCCAGGGACTCGGCGATCTGCGCGCCGCACGCAGCGACCACGCCCGAGCCGAGGACGCCTACAACCAGGCCATCACCGCCTACGACCAGGCCCTGACGCGGGCGCCGGACGACGTCTACGCCCACAGCAACAAGGGCAGCGCCCTCCAGGGACTCGGCGATCTGCGCGCCGCACGCAGCGACCACGCCCGAGCCGAGGACGCCTACAACCAGGCCATCACCGCCTACGACCAGGCCCTGACGCGGGCGCCGGACGACGTCTACGCCCACAGCAACAAGGGCAGCGCCCTCCAGAGCCTCGGCAAGCTGCGCGCCGCACGCAGCGACCACGCCGGAGCCGAGGACGCCTACAACCAGGCCATCGCCGCCTTCGACCAGGCCCTGACGCGGGCGCCGGACTTCGTCGGCGCCCACAGCAACAAGGGCAACGCCCTCCAGGGACTCGGCAAGCTGCGCGCCGCACGCAGCGACCACGCCGGAGCCGAGGACGCCTACAACCAGGCCATCACCGCCTACGACCAGGCCCTGACGCGGGCGCCAGACTTCGTCATGGCCCACAGCAACAAGGGCAACGCCCTCCAGGGCCTCGGCGACCTGCGCGCCGCACGCAGCGACCACGCCGGAGCCGAGGACGCCTACAACCAGGGCATCGCCGCCGTCGACCAGGCCCTGACGCGGGCGCCGGACTACGTCACCGCCCACACCAACAAGGGCAACGCCCTCCAGGGCCTCGGCAAGCTGCGCGCCGCACGCAGCGACCACGCCGGAGCCGAGGACGCCTACAACCAGGCCATCGCCGCCTTCGACCAGGCCCTGACGCTGGCGCCGGACCTCGTCTACGCCCACAACAACAAGGGCAACGCCCTCCGGGGACTCGGCGAGCTGCGCGCCGCACGCAGCGACCACGCCCGAGCCGAGGACGCCTACGACCAGGCCATCGCCGCCTACGACCAGGCCCTGACGTTGGCGCCGGACGACGTCGACGTCCACAACAACAAGGGCAACGCCCTCTGCAAAGTCGGGGACTTGCGTCTCACCCAGAGCGACTCAGCCCGCGCTGAGACTGCCTGGCTTGATGCCATCGCCGCGACCAACGAGGCCCTGCGGATCGCACCGGACGATATCATCGCCCTCGGTAACCAGGGTGAGTTCCTGCGCAAGCTCGCCGATGTGCAACACCAACGCGGCGATCTGTCCGCTGCCTGCGACCGGTTGCGCGAGGCCGCGACCCTGCTCGCGCGCGCCATCACCCTGGCGCCAGACAATGAAGATATCGCCGCCGAACGCGCGAGGGTCGAGGAGCGTTTGCGCACCCATTGTCCTCGGACCTGA
- a CDS encoding RecQ family ATP-dependent DNA helicase, which translates to MDSASPTAMDASVRGSIDPLLQRSLFLDLETGADGAVHKIGAIRDGREFRRQGAFDLHRALADLQSFAGDAEFVVGHNLLGHDLPTLRALAPALGLLGRRIIDTLYLSPLAFPQNPYHRLVKDYKLVRDSVADPVADCRLAAQILREQFDVLVRRVSAGEADLIGVFQFCFRGATLLDDNPTGGDGMAAVFRLLSGDLPNVMGVRDTLLARWQGRACTTTAPRLILDHVRDVNLRPVIAYTAAWLQVAGGDSVLPPWVRHRFPATRGLLKALRETPCGDPACRWCRETHDPVRQLKRWFGFDAFRSEPAAADGSSLQQAVATDGIADQSLLAILPTGGGKSLCFQLPGLVRHFRRGTLTVVISPLQALMKDQVDNLVKKTGTTSAAAIYGMLTPPERGDVMERVRLGDVAILYISPEQLRNRSVGNLLASREIGCWVFDEAHCLSKWGHDFRPDYLYAGRFIRTLAERQQAEIPPVACFTATAKPDVIAEILAYFRDELGLQLRAHEGGVERDNLAFEVQTVGKHEKDERIHVILAEHLTQTIPGAPDDPNQSAGAAVVYASRRKRTEELADTLMRHGWAVAAFHAGIEAPEKKRIQNAFVAGELQVICATNAFGMGVDKEDVRVVIHADIPGSLENYIQEAGRAGRDRKPALCVLLYDEQDIEAQFGLEAMSELSRRDIAEILRGLRRAKRDQEGRVVATSAELLRDEQLRLDFDTEGRDADTRVRIAIAWLERAGLVQRDDNRTGVFQGRPAVPSLEAAERKIRGLGLSKAQQARWLAIMELMLNAEPDEGITADDLARLPAFAPEADGTAPAWDRGETPGQRVLRTLHDMAGAGLLNSGPQLTAFVRHKVKDHSALILERVARLERAMLDALREQEPDPESGAWLPLSLRRLNQHLLDQGQPSNPETLRTLLKGLSLDGRGLAGARGSLDLRQSDRDHYRLKLHRDWPTLIATAERRRAVAGLILRKLLAKLPADAGASSDLLVSFGTDELTQALRDDLTLAAEVRDPLAAMERGLMFLHEHGAIILHGGFAVFRSAMTVQLLPEAKGRRYSKAQYQPLAQHYGERVFQIHVMDQYARLGAEMIRQALGLVTAYFTLGKAAFVKRFFADRREMLTRATTAESFHAIVDALGNPAQTEIVAAPQDGNRLVLAGPGSGKTRVIVHRCAYLLRVLRVPGHRILVLCFNRSAALELRRRLADLVGDGARGVTVQTYHGFAMRLTGHSYAERLANGAGTGAGTGTGTGPDFDGLIAEAVDLLEGRVELPGIAPDSTRERLLAGYRHILVDEYQDVDADQYRLVSAIAGRTADDDSLTLLAVGDDDQNIYAFRGASVDYIRRFQQDYDAELHYLVENYRSSAHIIAAANALIAHNGERMKQDHPIRIDRRRKAQPAGGRWAGLDGHAKGRVLLLRVADPARQAAALVARIQELQRLGDGSWSDFAVLARQHELLAPIRALCEHHHIPVRLPGDLPALHRIREIGAFLAALKQRQREPLTAETLTGLLPQRPSPWRDLLASLIDDWTAEAGTAAVPAAEIAEFCWETLAEQRRERSASSGGGSGVLLSTLHGAKGLEFPHVLIIDGGWDGSWGHNPADEDERRLFYVGMTRARETLTLLELAPGKHPHLPLLDGDWLLRAEPAVETPPPEILARRYTRLTPADLDLGFAGRQAPDAPIHGQLAALNSGDALTPGRDGEHLTLMDAEGIRVARLSKRAAAVWCPRIEMIETIRVEALMRRDRAQDTQAFANHSRCEHWEVPLVEICWRTG; encoded by the coding sequence ATGGACAGCGCTTCGCCAACGGCCATGGACGCATCGGTGCGCGGATCGATCGATCCGCTGCTGCAACGATCCCTATTTCTTGACCTCGAAACCGGTGCGGACGGTGCCGTGCACAAGATCGGCGCCATCCGCGACGGGCGCGAGTTCCGCCGACAGGGTGCCTTCGACCTGCATCGGGCGCTGGCCGATCTGCAAAGCTTTGCTGGCGACGCCGAGTTCGTCGTCGGCCACAACCTGCTCGGCCACGATCTGCCGACGCTGCGCGCGCTGGCGCCGGCCCTGGGTCTGCTTGGCCGGCGCATCATCGATACGCTGTATCTGTCCCCGTTGGCCTTTCCGCAGAATCCCTATCACCGGCTGGTGAAGGACTACAAGCTGGTGCGCGATAGCGTGGCAGATCCGGTGGCCGACTGCCGCTTGGCCGCGCAGATCCTGCGCGAGCAGTTCGACGTGCTGGTCAGGCGCGTGAGCGCTGGTGAGGCCGACCTGATCGGCGTATTCCAGTTCTGCTTTCGCGGTGCCACGCTGCTCGATGACAATCCCACCGGTGGTGACGGCATGGCCGCGGTCTTCCGGCTGCTGTCGGGCGACCTGCCGAACGTCATGGGCGTGCGCGATACGCTGCTGGCGCGCTGGCAAGGCCGCGCCTGCACCACCACCGCGCCGCGGCTGATCCTGGATCACGTCAGAGACGTGAATCTGCGCCCGGTCATTGCCTATACCGCAGCCTGGTTGCAGGTGGCCGGCGGCGACTCGGTGCTGCCGCCCTGGGTGCGGCACCGCTTTCCGGCGACACGCGGGCTGTTGAAGGCCTTGCGTGAGACGCCCTGCGGCGACCCGGCCTGTCGCTGGTGCCGCGAGACGCACGACCCGGTGCGACAGCTCAAGCGCTGGTTCGGCTTCGACGCCTTCCGCTCTGAGCCAGCCGCAGCGGACGGCAGCAGCTTGCAGCAGGCGGTGGCGACCGATGGCATCGCGGATCAGTCGCTGCTCGCGATCCTGCCGACCGGTGGCGGCAAGTCGCTGTGCTTTCAGTTGCCGGGGTTGGTGCGGCATTTCCGGCGCGGCACCCTGACCGTGGTCATCTCGCCCTTGCAGGCGCTGATGAAGGACCAGGTGGACAATCTGGTCAAGAAGACCGGCACCACCAGCGCGGCCGCCATCTACGGCATGCTGACGCCGCCGGAGCGCGGCGATGTGATGGAGCGCGTGCGCCTGGGCGATGTCGCCATCCTGTACATCTCCCCGGAGCAGCTACGCAACCGCTCGGTCGGCAACCTGCTGGCCAGCCGCGAGATCGGCTGCTGGGTGTTCGACGAGGCCCACTGTCTGTCCAAGTGGGGCCATGACTTCCGCCCGGATTATCTCTACGCGGGGCGCTTTATCCGCACGCTGGCAGAGCGCCAGCAGGCCGAGATCCCGCCGGTGGCCTGTTTCACCGCCACCGCCAAGCCCGATGTCATCGCCGAGATCCTGGCGTATTTCCGCGATGAGCTAGGCCTGCAACTGCGCGCCCATGAAGGTGGCGTCGAGCGCGATAACCTCGCCTTCGAGGTGCAAACGGTCGGCAAGCACGAGAAGGATGAGCGCATCCACGTCATCCTCGCCGAGCATCTGACGCAAACTATCCCCGGTGCGCCCGATGATCCGAACCAGTCAGCCGGTGCCGCGGTGGTCTATGCCTCGCGTCGCAAGCGCACTGAGGAACTGGCGGATACCCTGATGCGCCACGGCTGGGCCGTGGCCGCCTTTCACGCCGGCATCGAGGCGCCCGAGAAGAAGCGCATCCAGAATGCCTTCGTCGCCGGCGAACTACAGGTCATCTGCGCCACCAATGCCTTTGGGATGGGCGTGGACAAGGAGGACGTGCGCGTGGTCATCCATGCCGACATCCCCGGCTCGCTGGAGAACTACATCCAGGAGGCGGGGCGCGCGGGGCGTGATCGCAAGCCGGCTCTGTGCGTGTTGCTGTACGACGAGCAGGACATTGAGGCCCAGTTCGGCCTTGAGGCCATGTCCGAGCTCAGCCGGCGCGACATCGCCGAGATCCTGCGCGGGCTGCGCCGGGCCAAGCGTGACCAAGAGGGACGGGTGGTCGCGACCAGCGCGGAATTGTTGCGCGACGAGCAACTGCGTCTCGACTTCGACACCGAGGGCCGCGATGCCGATACCAGGGTGCGCATCGCCATCGCCTGGTTGGAGCGCGCCGGTCTGGTGCAGCGCGACGACAACCGCACCGGCGTCTTCCAGGGGCGACCGGCGGTGCCGAGCCTGGAAGCGGCCGAGCGCAAGATACGTGGACTGGGCTTGTCGAAGGCGCAGCAGGCACGCTGGCTGGCGATCATGGAGCTGATGCTCAATGCCGAGCCGGACGAGGGCATCACTGCGGACGACTTGGCGCGCTTGCCGGCCTTCGCGCCTGAGGCCGACGGCACGGCGCCCGCCTGGGACCGCGGCGAGACCCCTGGCCAGCGGGTGCTGCGCACCTTGCACGACATGGCCGGCGCCGGGCTGCTGAACAGCGGCCCACAGTTGACCGCCTTCGTCCGGCACAAGGTCAAGGACCACTCGGCGCTGATCCTGGAGCGGGTTGCGCGGCTCGAGCGGGCAATGCTTGATGCGCTGCGCGAACAGGAGCCGGACCCGGAATCGGGAGCCTGGCTGCCGCTGTCGCTGCGGCGGCTGAATCAGCACCTGCTCGATCAAGGCCAGCCGAGCAATCCAGAAACCCTGCGCACGCTGCTGAAGGGGCTGTCCCTGGACGGCCGCGGTCTGGCCGGCGCCCGCGGCAGCCTGGACCTGCGCCAGAGCGACCGCGATCACTACAGGCTCAAGCTGCACCGAGACTGGCCGACGCTAATCGCGACCGCCGAGCGCCGCCGCGCCGTCGCCGGGTTGATCCTGCGCAAACTGCTGGCCAAGCTGCCCGCCGACGCGGGCGCCTCGTCGGATTTGCTGGTCAGTTTCGGCACCGACGAGCTGACCCAAGCGCTGCGCGACGACCTGACCCTAGCGGCTGAGGTGCGCGACCCGCTGGCGGCCATGGAGCGCGGGCTCATGTTTCTGCACGAGCACGGCGCCATTATCCTGCACGGCGGCTTCGCGGTGTTTCGCTCGGCGATGACAGTGCAACTGCTGCCGGAGGCCAAGGGCCGGCGCTACAGCAAGGCGCAGTATCAGCCTCTGGCCCAGCACTATGGCGAACGGGTGTTTCAGATCCACGTCATGGATCAATACGCCCGGCTGGGCGCGGAGATGATCCGCCAGGCACTGGGTCTGGTCACCGCCTACTTCACGCTGGGCAAGGCCGCGTTCGTCAAACGTTTCTTCGCCGACCGCCGCGAGATGCTGACCCGCGCCACCACCGCCGAGTCCTTCCACGCCATCGTCGACGCCCTCGGCAACCCGGCCCAGACCGAGATCGTCGCCGCCCCGCAGGACGGCAACCGGCTGGTGCTGGCCGGTCCGGGCTCCGGCAAGACCCGCGTCATCGTGCATCGATGCGCCTACCTGCTGCGGGTTTTGCGGGTACCGGGGCACCGCATCCTGGTGCTCTGCTTCAACCGCTCCGCGGCGCTGGAGTTGCGCCGCCGGCTCGCGGACCTGGTCGGCGACGGCGCCCGCGGCGTTACGGTGCAGACCTATCACGGCTTTGCGATGCGCCTGACCGGCCATTCCTATGCAGAACGGCTCGCGAACGGGGCTGGGACCGGGGCTGGCACCGGAACTGGGACCGGACCCGACTTCGACGGTCTGATCGCTGAGGCCGTGGACCTGCTCGAGGGCCGCGTCGAGCTGCCCGGCATCGCGCCCGACAGTACCCGCGAGCGCTTGCTGGCAGGCTATCGGCACATCCTGGTGGACGAATACCAGGACGTCGACGCCGACCAGTATCGACTGGTCTCCGCCATCGCCGGGCGCACCGCCGACGACGACAGTCTGACCCTGCTCGCGGTCGGCGACGACGACCAGAACATCTACGCCTTCCGTGGCGCCAGCGTCGACTATATCCGCCGCTTCCAGCAAGACTACGACGCCGAGTTGCACTATCTGGTCGAGAACTACCGCTCCAGCGCGCACATCATCGCCGCCGCCAACGCGCTGATCGCCCACAACGGCGAGCGCATGAAACAGGACCACCCGATCCGCATCGACCGCCGCCGCAAGGCCCAGCCCGCAGGCGGGCGCTGGGCCGGGCTCGACGGACATGCCAAGGGCCGCGTGCTGCTGCTGCGTGTCGCCGACCCCGCGCGCCAAGCCGCTGCGCTGGTCGCCCGCATCCAGGAATTGCAGCGCCTGGGCGACGGCAGTTGGTCCGACTTTGCCGTGCTCGCGCGACAGCATGAGCTGCTGGCGCCGATCCGGGCGCTCTGCGAGCACCACCACATCCCGGTCAGGCTGCCCGGCGACCTGCCAGCACTACATCGCATCCGCGAGATCGGCGCCTTCCTCGCCGCGCTCAAACAGCGCCAGCGCGAACCCCTGACCGCAGAGACGCTGACCGGGCTGCTGCCACAGCGCCCAAGCCCCTGGCGCGACCTGCTGGCCAGTCTGATCGACGACTGGACCGCCGAGGCGGGCACAGCCGCCGTTCCCGCCGCCGAGATCGCGGAATTTTGCTGGGAGACCCTGGCCGAGCAGCGCCGCGAGCGCAGCGCCAGCAGCGGAGGGGGCAGCGGCGTGCTGCTATCGACGCTACACGGCGCCAAGGGCCTGGAGTTTCCGCATGTGCTGATTATTGATGGCGGATGGGATGGCAGCTGGGGGCACAACCCAGCCGACGAAGACGAACGCCGCCTCTTCTATGTCGGCATGACCCGCGCCCGCGAGACGCTGACACTGTTGGAATTGGCCCCCGGCAAGCATCCCCACCTGCCTTTGCTCGACGGCGACTGGTTGCTGCGCGCAGAGCCAGCGGTCGAAACCCCGCCGCCCGAGATTCTTGCCCGCCGCTACACGCGCCTAACCCCGGCCGATCTCGATCTCGGCTTCGCCGGTCGTCAGGCGCCAGACGCACCGATTCATGGCCAACTCGCCGCGCTGAACAGCGGCGACGCGCTGACGCCAGGACGCGACGGGGAGCATCTGACGCTAATGGATGCCGAGGGCATTCGCGTCGCGCGCCTGTCAAAGCGAGCCGCAGCCGTCTGGTGTCCGCGCATCGAGATGATCGAGACGATTCGCGTCGAAGCACTCATGCGCCGCGACCGCGCGCAGGACACCCAAGCCTTCGCCAACCACAGCCGCTGCGAGCACTGGGAGGTGCCGTTGGTGGAAATCTGTTGGCGCACGGGCTGA
- a CDS encoding type II toxin-antitoxin system HipA family toxin, with the protein MISEVDPNTRQAYVWIWLPGALTPVVAGLLRREARGGYTFTYGRSYLRRDDAISIFVDELPLQPGAQHQRDDDLPGCLRDAAPDAWGRRVIINRLTGRRGLDAAQVELDELTYLLESGSDRIGALDFQASPTDYRPREAAQASLDALAEATERLERGESLSADLALALQHGTSVGGARPKALLTSETGKFIAKFSTSTDLYNLVKAEYVAMRLARLVGLEVASVILTQSLNRDVQRNR; encoded by the coding sequence ATGATTTCTGAGGTCGACCCGAACACCCGGCAAGCTTACGTCTGGATCTGGCTGCCGGGCGCGCTCACGCCGGTGGTGGCGGGCCTGCTGCGCCGGGAGGCGCGGGGCGGCTATACCTTCACCTATGGCCGTTCCTATCTGCGACGCGATGACGCCATCAGCATCTTCGTCGATGAGCTCCCGCTGCAACCCGGCGCGCAGCATCAACGCGACGACGATCTGCCCGGCTGTCTGCGCGATGCGGCGCCGGATGCTTGGGGACGACGGGTCATCATCAACCGCTTGACCGGACGCCGGGGACTGGACGCCGCCCAGGTGGAACTCGATGAACTGACCTATCTGCTGGAGTCTGGATCGGACCGGATTGGCGCCCTGGATTTTCAGGCATCCCCGACCGACTATCGACCGCGTGAGGCGGCGCAGGCCAGTCTGGACGCGTTGGCAGAGGCGACCGAACGGTTGGAGCGCGGCGAGTCCCTGTCCGCCGACCTGGCGCTCGCGCTCCAGCACGGGACCTCGGTCGGCGGCGCCCGGCCCAAGGCGCTGCTGACCAGCGAAACCGGCAAATTCATCGCCAAGTTCTCCACCAGCACCGACCTCTATAACCTGGTGAAGGCTGAATATGTGGCGATGCGCCTGGCGCGTCTGGTGGGACTGGAGGTCGCCTCGGTCATCCTGACGCAATCACTGAACCGGGACGTGCAGCGTAATCGTTAG
- a CDS encoding helix-turn-helix domain-containing protein: MPPTPRPLSPTTRQALQLLGGLIEEGRIRKGWSREMLAERVGVGSLTIRRVTRGEPGVAIGTYFEAAALLDIPLFDQALPRSLERELTRQQEMLRLLPARIRSPREDRLDDDF; encoded by the coding sequence ATGCCTCCGACACCACGCCCGCTTTCGCCAACCACCCGTCAGGCCCTGCAGCTCTTGGGTGGCCTGATCGAAGAAGGACGGATTCGCAAGGGTTGGTCGCGTGAGATGCTGGCCGAGCGGGTCGGTGTGGGGTCGCTGACCATCCGCAGGGTCACCCGTGGCGAGCCCGGCGTGGCCATTGGTACTTACTTCGAGGCGGCCGCACTCCTGGACATCCCGCTCTTCGACCAAGCATTGCCGCGCTCACTGGAGCGGGAATTGACCCGCCAGCAGGAGATGCTCCGGCTCTTGCCTGCGCGGATCCGCTCTCCGCGCGAGGACCGGTTAGACGATGATTTCTGA
- a CDS encoding TROVE domain-containing protein: MLLAQMLLTAMVRNLAKMTAVGLLTPDAEAIRQVRARLEREEAFYRAFTQVASTGQRG, translated from the coding sequence ATGCTCCTCGCGCAGATGCTGCTGACCGCCATGGTACGTAATCTCGCCAAAATGACTGCGGTCGGTCTGCTGACGCCAGACGCCGAGGCAATCCGGCAGGTGCGGGCGCGACTGGAACGCGAGGAGGCATTCTATAGAGCCTTTACGCAGGTGGCGTCGACCGGGCAGCGCGGGTAA